One part of the uncultured Bacteroides sp. genome encodes these proteins:
- a CDS encoding glutamine synthetase III, producing MSKMRFFALQELSNRKPIEISNPSNKLSSYYGCHVFDRKNMQEYLPKEAFKAVMNAIEKGTPISREMADLIANGMKSWAKSYNVTHYTHWFQPLTDGTAEKHDGFIEFGDDTEIIERFSGKLLIQQEPDASSFPNGGIRNTFEARGYTAWDVSSPAFIVDTTLCIPTIFISYTGEALDYKTPLLKALAAVDKAATEVCQLFDKNTTKVFANLGWEQEYFLVDSALFNARPDLCLTGRTLMGHSSAKDQQLEDHYFGSIPPRVTSFMIELELECHKLGIPVKTRHNEVAPNQFELAPIFENANLANDHNQLVMDLMKRIAQKHNFHVLFHEKPFAGINGSGKHNNWSLCTDTGINLFAPGKNPKGNMLFITFIVNVLMMVYKNQNLLRASIMSASNSYRLGANEAPPAILSIFLGKHLSNKLDEIVEQVEQAGNTKMTPEEKTTLKLGVGRIPEILLDNTDRNRTSPFAFTGNRFEFRAAGSSSNCAAAMIAINAAMAHQLNEFKASVDKLINDGVGRDEAIFRILKETIIASKDIRFEGDGYSDQWKEEAAKRGLTNICHVPEALLKYNDKQAREVLIGEKIFNETELTSRLEVELEKYTMKVQIESRVLGDLAINHIVPTAITYQNRLLDNLRGMKEVFSDDEFCELSHDRKELIKEISHRVTQIKILVREMTEARKVANHLESQEEKAFAYEEKVRPYLELIRDHIDHLEMEIDDEIWPLPKYRELLFSK from the coding sequence ATGTCAAAAATGCGTTTTTTTGCTCTACAAGAGCTTTCAAACAGAAAGCCTATTGAGATTTCTAATCCTTCAAACAAATTATCAAGTTATTACGGCTGCCATGTATTCGACCGTAAAAACATGCAGGAGTATCTTCCAAAAGAAGCTTTTAAAGCAGTAATGAATGCTATTGAAAAAGGTACGCCAATAAGTCGTGAAATGGCAGACTTAATAGCCAATGGAATGAAAAGCTGGGCCAAGTCATATAATGTAACTCATTATACACACTGGTTTCAGCCGCTAACAGATGGAACAGCCGAGAAGCACGACGGATTTATAGAATTCGGCGACGACACTGAAATAATTGAGCGTTTTTCCGGCAAATTGCTTATCCAACAAGAACCAGATGCTTCTTCTTTCCCAAATGGTGGTATAAGAAATACATTCGAAGCTCGCGGATATACGGCATGGGATGTTTCGTCTCCAGCATTTATAGTTGATACAACTCTTTGTATTCCTACTATCTTTATTTCATATACCGGTGAGGCTCTCGACTACAAGACTCCATTATTAAAAGCTCTTGCTGCGGTTGATAAAGCTGCAACAGAAGTCTGCCAGCTATTCGATAAAAACACAACAAAGGTATTTGCCAACCTGGGATGGGAACAGGAATATTTTCTTGTAGACAGTGCATTATTCAATGCTCGTCCCGATCTTTGCCTTACAGGACGCACACTCATGGGACACTCTTCAGCCAAAGATCAACAGTTGGAAGACCATTACTTTGGTTCGATCCCTCCACGCGTTACCAGCTTTATGATAGAGCTGGAACTGGAATGCCATAAACTAGGAATTCCTGTTAAGACTCGCCATAACGAAGTAGCGCCAAATCAGTTTGAACTGGCTCCTATCTTTGAAAATGCGAATCTTGCCAATGATCACAATCAGCTAGTTATGGATTTGATGAAACGTATTGCTCAAAAACATAACTTCCACGTGCTGTTCCACGAAAAGCCATTTGCAGGTATCAATGGTTCAGGAAAACACAACAACTGGTCACTTTGCACAGATACTGGTATTAATCTTTTTGCACCAGGCAAAAATCCAAAAGGAAACATGCTATTTATTACCTTCATTGTTAATGTGCTAATGATGGTTTATAAGAATCAGAATTTACTTCGTGCATCTATTATGAGTGCAAGCAACAGTTATCGTCTGGGTGCCAACGAAGCTCCTCCTGCAATTCTTTCAATTTTTCTGGGCAAGCATCTTTCTAACAAGCTTGATGAAATAGTAGAGCAGGTAGAACAAGCAGGAAACACCAAAATGACTCCGGAAGAAAAGACTACCTTAAAACTTGGAGTAGGAAGAATTCCTGAAATTCTTTTAGATAATACAGATCGTAACCGTACTTCTCCATTTGCTTTCACCGGAAATCGTTTTGAGTTCCGCGCAGCCGGATCATCATCCAACTGTGCAGCAGCAATGATAGCTATCAATGCAGCAATGGCTCATCAGCTTAATGAATTCAAAGCTTCAGTCGACAAACTGATAAACGACGGCGTAGGTAGAGACGAAGCTATCTTCCGTATATTAAAGGAAACCATTATTGCATCTAAAGATATTCGCTTTGAAGGAGATGGTTATTCCGATCAATGGAAAGAAGAAGCAGCAAAAAGAGGATTGACAAACATCTGCCATGTACCTGAGGCATTACTAAAATATAATGACAAACAAGCCCGAGAAGTATTAATTGGAGAAAAAATCTTTAATGAAACAGAGCTGACAAGTCGCCTGGAAGTGGAACTTGAAAAGTATACCATGAAAGTGCAAATTGAAAGCCGTGTTCTGGGAGATCTTGCAATTAACCACATTGTACCTACAGCTATTACTTATCAGAACCGATTGCTGGATAATCTGAGAGGTATGAAAGAAGTATTCTCTGATGATGAATTCTGCGAATTGAGTCATGACAGAAAAGAACTGATTAAAGAAATATCTCATCGCGTAACACAGATCAAGATTCTTGTCCGGGAAATGACAGAAGCACGCAAAGTTGCTAATCATCTTGAAAGTCAGGAAGAAAAAGCATTTGCGTATGAAGAAAAAGTTCGCCCATATCTTGAGTTAATTCGCGATCACATAGATCATTTAGAAATGGAAATAGATGACGAAATATGGCCATTGCCTAAATATCGCGAACTATTATTCTCTAAATAA